NNNNNNNNNNNNNNNNNNNNNNNNNNNNNNNNNNNNNNNNNNNNNNNNNNNNNNNNNNNNNNNNNNNNNNNNNNNNNNNNNNNNNNNNNNNNNNNNNNNNNNNNNNNNNNNNNNNNNNNNNNNNNNNNNNNNNNNNNNNNNNNNNNNNNNNNNNNNNNNNNNNNNNNNNNNNNNNNNNNNNNNNNNNNNNNNNNNNNNNNNNNNNNNNNNNNNNNNNNNNNNNNNNNNNNNNNNNNNNNNNNNNNNNNNNNNNNNNNNNNNNNNNNNNNNNNNNNNNNNNNNNNNNNNNNNNNNNNNNNNNNNNNNNNNNNNNNNNNNNNNNNNNNNNNNNNNNNNNNNNNNNNNNNNNNNNNNNNNNNNNNNNNNNNNNNNNNNNNNNNNNNNNNNNNNNNNNNNNNNNNNNNNNNNNNNNNNNNNNNNNNNNNNNNNNNNNNNNNNNNNNNNNNNNNNNNNNNNNNNNNNNNNNNNNNNNNNNNNNNNNNNNNNNNNNNNNNNNNNNNNNNNNNNNNNNNNNNNNNNNNNNNNNNNNNNNNNNNNNNNNNNNNNNNNNNNNNNNNNNNNNNNNNNNNNNNNNNNNNNNNNNNNNNNNNNNNNNNNNNNNNNNNNNNNNNNNNNNNNNNNNNNNNNNNNNNNNNNNNNNNNNNNNNNNNNNNNNNNNNNNNNNNNNNNNNNNNNNNNNNNNNNNNNNNNNNNNNNNNNNNNNNNNNNNNNNNNNNCATGCAATATGCGGGCTAGCCACTTGGCGACACATGTTTTGGCTTGGTTTATATGACACGTAGGGATTGTAGTTTGCGTCATTGGTACTCCGTCGTATGAGGCCGTAACCATGCATATCTGATCGAAACATGATGGTCGAACTCTTATTACATAAAAAATATAGGCTAATAACATTAAACCTTATCACTTACGATAACAAAGCGCTTCAGAAGACCAGGATTGCAACTCTTCGCCATTTTTCCGGTTAGCTGAACATACATCTACTAGACAATAATTTCCAACACTATTTTAGCTCGAATATTGCTATAGAAGAAAAATAGTCGTTGATAGGCCGATGGCTGTGATTTCCAAACTTTTCACGGTTGCCCCTCCGCCATCTCCCGCACCGTCCCCACCTTCCCCGGCCCTCGCTGCCCCACCACCGCCTCCATTGCTTCGTGCGTCTGTTTCAATCCCAGGGACTGCAAATACCGCGTCGTCGTCTGGGGTGATTTGTGACGCAGCACGGCCTGAATCACCGCCACCGGCTGGCCTTCGCGGTACATGATGCTGGCCGTCAGGAGGCGAATGGCATGGAAGCCGAATTCTTTCCTTCCACCTTCCTGCAGGCAACCATCCACAGGCCCGACCGCATCGCAACTTTTCCTTGACGAATGGCCCGCATCTTTTTATTTCGTCTCCCGTCGCAAAGATGGCTTTCGTTCTGCCGTTGGGCAGGTCTGGCTGTAGTGTTGGAGTCATCGGCGGCAACCGGCATCGCGTCCCCATCGTCTAGCCTGNAATCCCCTTGGGGACGCCACCGAAATCAAAGCCTTGCACACTCCGTGCAAGGCTTTTTTCGTGCTGGCCGCATCACGTCCGCATCCCACCCCCCCCTGACACCAGTTCAAATCGACGGTGTCTTGTGCATCATCGGCTGTATTTTTTCCTGCACTGGCGCCGAGCTGTGTCCAGGGGCAAAAGTCTGAAGCATCGTCCAGGGTTTTCCACACGAAGAAGCAGGAGTCCCAGGTCATCTGTCACAGCTGACCTATCGCAGCATGAGTACTCTTCCCCCCGCCAGCCTTGGTCACATCGTGAAACTTACGGCGCACGTGGGCAAGACAGCCGACATGGCGGATGCCTTTACGCTCGCCCAGGGCGTTGTACCCAGAGTAGCCGTCAGTCTGGCAGATGGTCTGGAGCGCGAACGGTTCCGCTGGCCAGAGACACCGGACGATGTTTTACGCATCCAGGGGCGAGAGCTCGCCTGGCTTCTGGGCGGTCTGGACTTTCGTACAGCCAGGGGCATCAAACCGTGAAGTTTTCACAGGTGGCTTAGGATTTTTACCTTGATATTACGGGATATTATATGTAAATTTCTTCTCAACATGACGACCCCGTCCAGCTCAAGGCGCATCAGAATGGCGGCTTTCAATCCGGTTTCTCCCGGCGTTTTTGGCTCGGTACAGATATTGGTCCGCCTGCTCAAGCAAATGAGCTGGAGACGTTCCGGAGTGGTAACGCGAGCTCGTGACGCCCAGACTAACAGTTACCCAGTCGGCAACTTCCGATCGCGCATGGGGAATGGCCTGTGCCATGACATTATGTCGTATGCACTCTGCAATATAAATTGCTCCGCTGATGTCTGTGTCAGGAAGGATACAGACGAACTCCTCTCCACCATAGCGGGCAACAAGATCGGAAGGACGCTTGGCGCATTCTGACAACACCCTGGCGATACGGCGCAGACATTCGTCGCCTTGTTGGTGGCCGTAATAATCGTTGTAGCGCTTGAAATAGTCGACATCCAGCAGGATGAGCGACATCTCTGCCTTTGAGCGGACATGTCTGGCATATTCCCTCTCCAGGGTTTCATCGAACCGCCGCCGGTTGGCGATTCCGGTCAGCGCATCGGTACTGCTCAACGCCTCAAGCTTGGAATTGGCATCTGCCAAGGTCAGATTGGCGACCCGTGCCTCTTCGATGGCCTGGGTGGTGAGACGTTGATGCTTGTACAACTGCTGCACCATGGCGTTTAAAGAAAGCATTATCCGATCCTGGGGGGAGCGGGGCGTGACCTGTGCTAGAAAGTCGCCAGCGGCTATTGCTTCGGCCAGGGCGATGGTTTCGGCATTGGTGCGCATAAGAACATGCAGGGCATGATTCATGTGACGCACCTCGGCAATACCAGCCTGTCCGGGGCGGTTATCGAGTTCCTCTACCAGGGCGACCTCCCCCCTGGCCAGCCGTTGCATGGCAGTAACTAAACGGCTGATCGGATCGGAGACCATCCGACTGACACGGACCGCCTCCGCACCGGCCAGCAGCACAAATAGCAGGCCCGCGCCCCCTATGCTCAACAACAAAATCAGTGTGGCTCGTAGCTCTGCATCTCTGGGAAGCAGCACAGCGATGGTCGCCACCGGGCCCTCGCTGTTGCCGAAGGTCATCAGGCTTTCATAATAACTTTGCCCGCCAGCGTTTCTGGATACGACGGGACTGGCCTTTGGTTTTTTGATGAATTCGTTGAAGCCGACTGGCACAGGGGGGGTGCTTTCAAGCTTTGGATAGGTCTCCAGTGTGCCGCAGGAAAATTCGCCTTCCACGAAGGCATTGATCTGGGTGTGGGTCAGCGCCGCGACATGCTGGATGTCGCCGGGCGTCATCTGCAGAGTCAATTCCAGCAGCCCGCTGTTTGTTTCATCGTTGTTGGAACTGGTGCTCAATGCAAAGTAGCTGAATTTGGATGGCGTGCCATGCACCGGAATCAGCAATTGCAAGGCGGGCATTTGGTCGAGTAGGGCGAATTGTCCCTGGGGATATCCAGCCACGACTGCTCTCTGGACTTGTTCCGCCTGCCCCGGCGGAAGGGCGACGAAATCCATGTTCCCAAGGATCGATGGAGTCAGG
This sequence is a window from Megalodesulfovibrio gigas DSM 1382 = ATCC 19364. Protein-coding genes within it:
- a CDS encoding tyrosine-type recombinase/integrase, which gives rise to MDGCLQEGGRKEFGFHAIRLLTASIMYREGQPVAVIQAVLRHKSPQTTTRYLQSLGLKQTHEAMEAVVGQRGPGKVGTVREMAEGQP
- a CDS encoding GGDEF domain-containing protein, which translates into the protein MTLRNTILIRMFLLICALALALSAVFFWIFSNDVRQRAQKTVDATFAFFEDSLQRRQRDITREVEKVHQPIHAGLLQEALEHNGKPVQHDDAASFRIADIVAATQPLADQLFALAEALGTRGIRIALYNQQGTLLLLFFNDAPRYYTVGLYLPEFAPGRLLVQRRVIVQAEGSVTQVVQDEQRLLTPSILGNMDFVALPPGQAEQVQRAVVAGYPQGQFALLDQMPALQLLIPVHGTPSKFSYFALSTSSNNDETNSGLLELTLQMTPGDIQHVAALTHTQINAFVEGEFSCGTLETYPKLESTPPVPVGFNEFIKKPKASPVVSRNAGGQSYYESLMTFGNSEGPVATIAVLLPRDAELRATLILLLSIGGAGLLFVLLAGAEAVRVSRMVSDPISRLVTAMQRLARGEVALVEELDNRPGQAGIAEVRHMNHALHVLMRTNAETIALAEAIAAGDFLAQVTPRSPQDRIMLSLNAMVQQLYKHQRLTTQAIEEARVANLTLADANSKLEALSSTDALTGIANRRRFDETLEREYARHVRSKAEMSLILLDVDYFKRYNDYYGHQQGDECLRRIARVLSECAKRPSDLVARYGGEEFVCILPDTDISGAIYIAECIRHNVMAQAIPHARSEVADWVTVSLGVTSSRYHSGTSPAHLLEQADQYLYRAKNAGRNRIESRHSDAP